The Gillisia sp. Hel_I_86 genome has a segment encoding these proteins:
- a CDS encoding IS4 family transposase, which yields MRRGFTGLGDKRLVYRGNKILSDLFSKSVHSIRQLSRNESDAKAVYRFLQNDRVSEEDIVENLVHNCQMACAGKFVVCIQDTTEVNLSSHGNRINKDGFVGTTNAKNSQGLGFFVHPSLVLDAVSGTPYGYSDIKIWNRSLDFKSKHERQYGKLPMEEKESYKWIEVSKNTQASLRDVVAGMVIVQDREGDIYEQFASIPDARTDLLIRARADRALADGSKLFSCLADQPCQGSYEVQVDACAKTRRKKRTAKIEIRYKEVELKRTRAASKAVAASIKLYLVEAKEANRAGPGRVCWRLLTSLPIETLEMAEMCVEWYKWRWTIEEVFKILKKEGYNIEASELEHGSSVRKLSLLIMEVIIQLFLMRLAYAVPEGEMSADSCFTEEEQAFLEHQIIRLEGRTGKQKNPYKEKGLKRYVWAIARLGGWKGYESKRHPGITTLWIGLKYFKAAMEGWTIHKDVSTR from the coding sequence ATGAGAAGGGGGTTCACAGGCTTAGGGGATAAACGTTTGGTTTATCGGGGCAACAAGATTTTATCGGACCTGTTCAGCAAGAGCGTCCATTCGATCCGTCAGCTCAGCAGGAACGAATCAGACGCAAAGGCCGTTTACCGTTTTTTGCAGAACGATAGGGTCAGTGAAGAAGATATAGTAGAGAACCTGGTACATAATTGCCAGATGGCTTGTGCGGGCAAATTTGTTGTCTGTATCCAAGATACCACGGAGGTCAACCTAAGCAGCCATGGTAATAGGATCAACAAAGATGGCTTTGTGGGCACGACCAATGCGAAGAATTCCCAGGGACTGGGGTTCTTTGTCCACCCAAGTTTGGTCTTGGATGCCGTGAGCGGCACCCCCTACGGCTATTCTGATATTAAGATCTGGAACAGGTCCTTGGACTTCAAATCAAAGCATGAAAGACAGTACGGCAAGCTGCCCATGGAAGAAAAAGAGTCCTATAAGTGGATAGAGGTGTCCAAAAACACACAGGCCTCACTAAGGGACGTGGTAGCGGGAATGGTGATCGTACAAGATAGGGAAGGGGATATCTACGAACAGTTTGCAAGCATACCAGATGCACGAACAGATCTATTGATAAGGGCCCGTGCGGATAGGGCCTTGGCGGATGGGTCAAAATTGTTCAGCTGCCTGGCGGACCAGCCCTGTCAAGGGTCCTATGAGGTACAGGTGGATGCCTGTGCAAAGACCAGAAGGAAAAAAAGGACCGCAAAAATTGAAATCAGATATAAAGAGGTAGAACTGAAAAGGACCAGGGCGGCCAGCAAGGCAGTGGCGGCCAGCATAAAACTATATCTGGTGGAGGCCAAAGAGGCTAACCGGGCCGGGCCGGGCAGGGTGTGCTGGAGGTTATTGACAAGCCTGCCCATAGAGACCCTGGAAATGGCAGAAATGTGCGTGGAATGGTATAAGTGGAGGTGGACGATAGAAGAGGTGTTCAAGATATTGAAAAAAGAGGGCTACAATATCGAGGCGTCAGAGCTGGAGCATGGGTCATCGGTAAGAAAACTGAGCTTGTTGATAATGGAGGTCATCATCCAACTGTTCTTGATGCGGCTGGCGTATGCAGTACCAGAAGGAGAGATGAGCGCCGATAGCTGTTTCACGGAAGAAGAGCAAGCGTTTTTAGAGCACCAGATAATAAGACTGGAAGGTAGGACAGGGAAACAAAAAAACCCGTACAAGGAAAAAGGGCTAAAAAGATATGTTTGGGCGATAGCTAGACTTGGCGGATGGAAAGGCTATGAAAGCAAAAGGCATCCCGGCATAACGACCCTATGGATAGGACTGAAATATTTTAAGGCGGCCATGGAAGGGTGGACGATTCATAAAGATGTGTCCACACGATAG
- a CDS encoding class I SAM-dependent methyltransferase: MNKALLYPEVKKFIQEHLNGDLTTLILKGSPFPEVSIQEIATQITGIKKAKNKLPTWFGNRDILYPQNLNLEQTSSEVTAKYKSGLIGGDTLIDLTGGFGIDDYHFSKSFKTVLHCELNEDLSELAAHNFSVLGVSNIKTIVGDSLVYLRKTEKKHDWIYLDPARRDDYGGKVFLLEQCTPNVPANLKLLFQKSYNILIKSSPLLDLTAGIAELRKVMEIHIVSVNNEVKELLWILNRNISKEIKVKTINITKKETQYFEAVLNDETEPSKYSLALKFLYEPNPAIMKSKLFGALSAETHTYKLQSNSHLFTSEELQPFPGRSFEIMEILPYHKKALRRSLKLNKANITTRNFPKSVSEIRKELKIEDGGNNYLFFTTDLKNDKIVLVCRKVSNIKEE, from the coding sequence TTGAACAAAGCACTTTTATATCCAGAAGTCAAAAAATTCATTCAGGAGCACCTAAACGGGGACCTTACTACCCTTATTTTAAAAGGATCCCCTTTTCCAGAAGTTAGTATTCAAGAAATTGCGACCCAAATAACCGGGATAAAAAAGGCCAAAAACAAATTGCCTACTTGGTTTGGGAACAGGGATATTTTGTATCCCCAAAATCTGAATTTAGAACAAACCTCTTCAGAAGTCACTGCAAAGTATAAAAGCGGTTTAATTGGAGGTGATACCCTTATCGATCTTACTGGGGGTTTTGGAATTGACGATTATCATTTTTCGAAAAGTTTTAAAACAGTACTCCATTGTGAACTCAATGAAGATCTTTCTGAGCTAGCAGCCCATAATTTCTCAGTATTGGGTGTCTCCAATATCAAAACAATAGTTGGTGACAGCTTGGTATATTTAAGGAAAACCGAAAAAAAACATGATTGGATTTATCTGGATCCTGCCCGAAGGGATGATTATGGAGGAAAAGTGTTCCTTTTGGAACAATGCACCCCAAATGTGCCGGCCAACTTAAAATTGCTATTTCAAAAATCCTATAATATCTTGATTAAATCCTCTCCCCTTCTGGATCTTACCGCCGGAATAGCTGAATTGCGCAAAGTGATGGAAATACATATCGTATCGGTAAACAATGAGGTAAAGGAATTATTATGGATCTTGAACAGGAATATTTCGAAGGAAATAAAGGTCAAGACAATCAATATAACCAAAAAAGAAACTCAATATTTTGAAGCTGTTTTAAATGATGAAACCGAACCTTCAAAATATAGCTTAGCATTAAAATTTTTGTACGAACCAAATCCGGCAATTATGAAAAGTAAGCTTTTTGGAGCCTTATCTGCTGAAACCCATACCTATAAACTACAATCCAATTCCCATTTATTTACTTCTGAAGAATTACAACCTTTCCCAGGGAGAAGCTTCGAGATTATGGAAATTCTCCCCTACCATAAAAAAGCTTTAAGAAGGTCTTTGAAACTTAATAAGGCAAATATTACCACAAGGAATTTTCCAAAATCTGTAAGTGAGATAAGAAAAGAACTGAAAATTGAAGATGGAGGCAATAATTACCTCTTTTTTACAACAGATTTAAAAAACGATAAAATTGTTTTGGTTTGTAGAAAGGTTTCTAATATCAAGGAGGAGTAA
- a CDS encoding AI-2E family transporter, whose amino-acid sequence MNAKTFSYGILRAIGILLGIFALLFFLYKIQSVLVYIAIAGVISLIGRPVVIFLRSRLKVPNLAAVLIVLLLVLAIFIGIILVFVPIVIEQSHHLGQIDIEAFKSDINLMNDQINDYLGVKDINLMESLRKSEIAQSLDVNLIPKFLNSVFGILGATLIAVFAIMFISFFLLKDSKLMLNSILVFANKGEEDKFQRVFNKIKILLSRYFVGLTMQVFVLFVLYYLLLSIFEINNPLAIAFICAFLNLVPYLGPIFAGILMALFVISSNLGADFQVVILPNLIFVMMGYAIAQLIDNLISQPMIFGASVRSHPLEIFLIILISGLLFGIIGMVVAIPFYTALKVIAKETLSEYKIVKRLTRDL is encoded by the coding sequence GTGAACGCAAAAACTTTTTCTTACGGGATACTTAGGGCAATAGGGATTTTATTGGGAATTTTTGCCCTCTTGTTTTTTCTATATAAGATCCAGTCCGTTTTAGTATATATAGCTATCGCTGGAGTTATTTCCTTGATAGGAAGGCCAGTCGTGATCTTTCTAAGATCACGGCTTAAAGTGCCCAATCTGGCTGCCGTACTAATTGTGCTTCTTCTGGTTTTAGCAATTTTTATTGGAATAATTTTGGTTTTTGTACCAATTGTAATTGAACAAAGCCATCATTTAGGTCAAATAGATATAGAAGCCTTTAAGAGTGATATCAACTTAATGAACGATCAAATTAATGATTATCTGGGAGTTAAAGATATTAATTTGATGGAAAGCTTAAGGAAAAGTGAGATAGCTCAAAGCTTGGATGTAAATCTTATTCCGAAGTTCTTAAACAGTGTTTTTGGGATCTTGGGAGCGACTTTGATAGCTGTTTTTGCTATCATGTTTATATCCTTTTTTCTGCTGAAGGATAGCAAATTGATGCTGAACAGTATTTTGGTTTTCGCAAATAAAGGAGAAGAAGATAAATTTCAGCGGGTTTTCAATAAGATAAAGATCTTGCTTTCCAGATATTTTGTGGGTCTAACCATGCAAGTCTTTGTTTTGTTTGTTTTGTACTATTTATTGCTAAGTATTTTTGAAATAAACAATCCCTTGGCCATTGCCTTTATATGTGCGTTCTTAAATTTAGTTCCCTATTTGGGGCCTATTTTCGCTGGGATCTTAATGGCTTTGTTCGTAATCTCCAGTAATCTTGGCGCCGATTTTCAAGTAGTGATCTTGCCAAACCTTATTTTTGTGATGATGGGGTACGCCATTGCTCAACTAATAGACAATTTAATAAGTCAGCCAATGATCTTTGGGGCCAGCGTTAGATCGCATCCCTTAGAGATATTTCTAATTATTCTAATCTCCGGACTTTTATTCGGAATTATAGGGATGGTGGTAGCGATTCCATTTTATACTGCCTTAAAAGTGATTGCGAAGGAAACATTGAGCGAATATAAGATCGTTAAGAGACTTACTAGAGATCTTTAA
- a CDS encoding TrmH family RNA methyltransferase, which yields MSLQLDHSRHSESENKFPIIILTDNIMGEANIGSLFRLADAFNIEKLIFSGTPINLKSNRLRRTARGTFEKVNFDHTKDIIDAIESYKSKGYKPIALEITSDSVALDTLNLKKDSKILLIVGNERHGISQMVLDVVPTKVHIAMFGNNSSMNVSQATGIALYEISKTFLTFRQK from the coding sequence TTGAGTTTACAACTAGATCATTCCAGGCATTCCGAATCTGAAAATAAATTTCCCATCATTATCCTCACGGATAATATAATGGGCGAAGCCAATATTGGAAGCTTATTTAGGCTTGCGGATGCCTTTAATATTGAAAAATTGATCTTTTCGGGTACGCCAATCAATTTAAAAAGCAACAGGCTGCGCAGAACTGCGAGGGGCACTTTCGAAAAAGTGAATTTTGATCATACCAAAGATATTATAGATGCTATTGAAAGTTATAAATCCAAGGGTTATAAACCTATCGCCCTGGAAATCACCTCAGACAGTGTGGCTTTAGATACTCTAAACTTAAAAAAGGATTCAAAAATTTTACTGATTGTGGGAAATGAACGGCACGGAATAAGTCAAATGGTACTAGATGTTGTCCCAACTAAAGTTCATATTGCAATGTTTGGAAACAACAGTAGCATGAACGTTTCGCAGGCTACAGGAATTGCTTTGTACGAAATTTCAAAAACCTTTCTTACCTTTCGCCAGAAATAA
- a CDS encoding DUF4159 domain-containing protein, translating into MKRFLAIILFFLFSLSMTAQEIALLKYQGGGDWYANPTALPNLVKFCNQNINTAIKNKVETVTPESISLFQYPFVHMTGHGNVFFSNEEAENLRTYLLGGGFLHIDDNYGMNNFIRAELKKVFPNKELQELPASHPIFSSAFNFPNGLPKIHEHDGLAPQAFGIYDKERLILLFTFESDLGDGWEDPAVHNDPPEVRLKALQMGANIIKYVFEN; encoded by the coding sequence ATGAAACGATTTCTTGCCATAATCCTTTTTTTTCTGTTTAGTCTATCTATGACTGCGCAGGAGATCGCCTTATTGAAATATCAAGGAGGCGGAGATTGGTATGCAAACCCCACGGCACTTCCTAATCTTGTAAAATTTTGTAATCAAAACATCAATACCGCAATAAAGAATAAGGTCGAAACTGTTACGCCTGAAAGCATTTCTTTATTTCAATATCCATTTGTCCACATGACGGGTCATGGAAATGTGTTTTTTAGCAATGAAGAGGCAGAAAACCTTAGAACGTATTTATTGGGGGGTGGATTTCTCCATATCGATGATAATTATGGGATGAACAATTTTATAAGAGCCGAATTGAAAAAAGTGTTTCCCAACAAGGAATTACAAGAATTACCTGCATCGCATCCTATTTTTAGCAGTGCTTTTAATTTCCCCAACGGATTGCCAAAGATCCACGAACATGATGGCTTGGCACCACAAGCTTTTGGAATATACGATAAGGAACGTCTCATTTTGCTTTTTACTTTTGAAAGTGATCTTGGTGATGGCTGGGAAGATCCTGCTGTGCACAACGATCCACCGGAAGTGCGTTTAAAAGCACTCCAAATGGGTGCTAACATCATTAAATATGTTTTTGAAAATTGA
- a CDS encoding 16S rRNA (uracil(1498)-N(3))-methyltransferase gives MQLFYHPDIAEEAQQIIFPREESKHIVKVLRKKEGDLLHVTNGKGFLFISELTLITAQQCIAKVIEVKKEEKPKYYLHMAVAPTKMNDRYEWFLEKATEIGVMEITPIICDHSERKVVKLDRFERVLQSAMKQSLHFTLPKLNQPVRFSEFVTDTPEGSKFIAHCEAEIDKKSLQHSLALGEKCIILIGPEGDFSTEEIELAKQHEWNPVSLGNTRLRTETAAIVACHTVALFNEE, from the coding sequence ATGCAGTTATTTTACCATCCAGATATCGCAGAAGAAGCGCAACAAATTATTTTTCCTCGAGAGGAGAGCAAACATATCGTAAAGGTATTGCGCAAAAAGGAAGGTGATCTTTTGCATGTCACCAACGGGAAGGGTTTTTTGTTTATTTCAGAATTAACTTTGATCACGGCACAACAGTGCATTGCCAAAGTAATAGAAGTTAAAAAGGAGGAAAAACCAAAGTATTATTTACATATGGCAGTGGCGCCCACTAAAATGAACGATCGTTACGAGTGGTTCCTGGAGAAAGCAACCGAGATTGGTGTTATGGAGATCACTCCAATTATTTGCGATCATAGCGAACGAAAAGTGGTGAAACTGGATCGTTTTGAAAGGGTATTACAAAGTGCCATGAAGCAATCTTTGCATTTTACACTTCCAAAGCTCAATCAGCCGGTTCGGTTTTCTGAATTTGTTACCGATACCCCTGAAGGAAGCAAATTCATAGCACATTGCGAAGCCGAAATAGATAAAAAATCATTGCAACATTCTTTAGCACTAGGCGAAAAATGCATTATTTTAATAGGTCCTGAAGGGGATTTTTCTACTGAAGAAATAGAGTTGGCAAAACAACATGAGTGGAATCCCGTTAGCTTAGGGAACACAAGATTAAGAACAGAAACCGCTGCAATTGTTGCTTGCCATACGGTGGCTTTGTTCAACGAAGAATAA
- the tsaD gene encoding tRNA (adenosine(37)-N6)-threonylcarbamoyltransferase complex transferase subunit TsaD codes for MASQNIYILAIESSCDDTAAAILKNDTLLSNIVATQDVHQKFGGVVPELASRAHQQNIVPVIHQAIAQANIDKKDISAIAFTRGPGLMGSLLVGTSFAKSLALGLNIPLIEVNHMQAHILAHFIKEENFDIPQFPFLALTISGGHTQIVKVESHFEMEVIGQTIDDAVGEAYDKSAKILGLPYPGGPLIDKYAQLGDPKAYKFTKPKVGGLDFSFSGLKTAILYFIQKQVKENPNFIEENRNDICASIQYTIVNILMDKLKKAVKETGITQIAIGGGVSANSGIRKALKEAEGKYAWKTYVPKFEYTTDNAAMIGIVGYYKYLAKEFVDLSVTAQPRYKI; via the coding sequence ATGGCTTCCCAAAATATATACATTCTGGCTATTGAATCTTCTTGCGATGATACAGCTGCCGCTATACTCAAAAACGATACTCTATTGTCCAATATTGTTGCCACGCAGGATGTGCATCAAAAATTTGGTGGTGTTGTCCCCGAACTTGCATCCAGAGCGCATCAACAAAATATTGTCCCTGTTATTCATCAGGCAATTGCCCAGGCAAATATCGACAAAAAAGACATATCTGCAATCGCCTTTACCAGAGGACCTGGTTTAATGGGCTCCCTCCTAGTTGGAACCTCTTTTGCCAAATCTTTAGCGCTTGGCCTTAACATTCCTTTAATAGAAGTGAACCATATGCAAGCGCATATTTTGGCTCATTTCATTAAAGAAGAAAATTTTGATATTCCGCAATTTCCATTTCTTGCACTTACTATTAGTGGTGGCCATACCCAAATTGTAAAAGTGGAGAGTCATTTTGAAATGGAAGTCATTGGCCAAACCATAGACGATGCAGTGGGAGAAGCCTACGATAAAAGCGCAAAAATCCTGGGATTGCCCTATCCTGGTGGTCCACTAATTGATAAATATGCCCAACTTGGAGATCCCAAGGCCTATAAATTTACCAAGCCAAAAGTGGGAGGCTTGGATTTTAGCTTCAGTGGCTTAAAAACTGCCATTCTTTATTTTATTCAGAAACAAGTAAAGGAGAACCCGAATTTTATTGAAGAAAACAGAAATGATATCTGTGCCTCCATTCAATATACCATTGTAAATATCTTAATGGATAAGCTGAAAAAAGCAGTAAAAGAAACTGGAATTACTCAAATAGCAATTGGGGGTGGAGTTTCGGCCAACAGCGGAATTCGAAAAGCTTTAAAAGAAGCTGAAGGCAAATACGCTTGGAAAACCTATGTCCCAAAATTCGAATACACCACAGATAATGCAGCGATGATTGGTATTGTTGGTTATTATAAATATTTGGCAAAAGAGTTTGTAGATCTTTCAGTAACCGCCCAACCGAGATATAAAATATAA